A DNA window from Aureibaculum sp. 2308TA14-22 contains the following coding sequences:
- a CDS encoding TonB-dependent receptor, whose translation MSIIAQTATIKGTVKDEKGKPIEGVSVTYNQQGTTTDSNGKYELNIPANIEVTITFSHIAYTTLTKKVKVPKNRNLFFSPKLKIKIEEIETVTIKDKKDDAQGIDKVPIETIKKLPSANTGIEGTLKNIGLGVSGNNELSTQYNVRGGNYDENLVYVNGIEVYRPFLVRSGQQEGLSFVNPNLTQNVKFSAGGFQAKYGDKLSSVLDITYKKPRKFGIGLEASLLGGSLTLEGTSKNNKLSAILGARYRNNSLFVNKKDIETNFKPNFTDIQTYVSYQFNNRFGLDFLGNFSLNNYNYTPISRQTKFGTLADPKALVVNYRGKEVDQYLTLFGALKGSYLVNDNLKLELTTSVYNTQEEEYYDILAFYGIGDVNADFGSDNFGDVEFSQAIGSQLDHARNDLDALITNIQLKATLKKDEHLFEFGAKYQLEDIKDRIIEWEVIDSAGFSIRPPHLLPRNDEPYNPYTGPIVPFTSLRATNNVQINRISGFGQWSKTAYVNDHQLWFNMGVRAQNWKVKADGVEEKGHTVVSPRAQFAIKPDWEKDMLFRISGGYYYQPPFYRELRDSLGTVHPEVKAQRSIHFVLGNDYSFKLWNRPFKLVTEAYYKTLSDVNPFTVDNVQIRYRAKNNATAYAVGFDARINGEFVEGTESYFSFGYLKTEENINNQGYISRPTDQRLKFAVLFQDYVPNYPNLKMYLNMVYNTGVPGGSPSYANPYVFQNRLKDYFRSDIGISYVFKDVENTTNIKWLENFKEFSLGIELFNMFDVQNSITNTWVRDIAASRSIGIPNFLSGRVLNVKLKIGL comes from the coding sequence ATGTCCATCATTGCACAAACGGCAACCATAAAAGGTACTGTAAAAGATGAAAAAGGCAAACCCATTGAAGGTGTTTCGGTAACCTATAATCAACAAGGAACGACTACGGATAGTAATGGAAAATACGAACTTAATATTCCCGCAAACATTGAAGTTACTATAACGTTTAGTCATATTGCTTATACCACCCTTACTAAAAAGGTAAAAGTTCCCAAAAACAGAAATCTGTTTTTTTCTCCCAAACTCAAAATAAAAATCGAGGAAATAGAAACGGTTACTATCAAAGATAAAAAAGATGATGCCCAAGGCATTGACAAAGTACCTATAGAAACCATAAAAAAATTGCCCAGTGCCAATACCGGAATTGAAGGCACGTTGAAGAATATTGGTTTGGGCGTAAGCGGTAATAACGAGCTGAGTACACAGTATAATGTCCGTGGTGGTAATTACGATGAAAACTTGGTGTATGTAAACGGAATAGAAGTGTATCGTCCATTTTTGGTGCGTTCAGGGCAACAGGAAGGGCTAAGTTTTGTAAACCCTAACCTTACGCAAAATGTAAAATTTTCAGCAGGTGGATTTCAAGCAAAATATGGTGACAAACTCTCGTCCGTACTAGATATTACTTACAAAAAACCTCGAAAGTTTGGTATTGGTTTGGAAGCGAGTCTTTTAGGCGGAAGCCTGACTTTAGAAGGCACGTCTAAAAATAACAAGCTTTCGGCAATTTTAGGTGCCAGATATAGAAACAACAGTCTTTTTGTCAATAAAAAAGATATTGAAACCAATTTTAAACCCAATTTTACGGATATTCAAACGTATGTTTCTTATCAATTTAATAATAGATTTGGTCTCGATTTTTTAGGAAATTTCTCCTTAAATAATTACAACTACACACCAATTAGCCGACAGACAAAATTTGGAACATTAGCCGACCCAAAAGCTTTGGTTGTCAATTACAGAGGTAAAGAGGTTGACCAGTATTTAACACTTTTTGGAGCACTAAAAGGTTCTTATCTAGTTAATGATAATTTAAAACTAGAGCTGACTACATCTGTTTATAATACACAAGAAGAGGAATATTACGATATTCTGGCGTTTTATGGCATTGGCGATGTCAATGCCGATTTTGGCAGTGATAATTTTGGCGATGTTGAATTTTCTCAAGCTATTGGTTCACAATTAGATCATGCCCGTAACGATTTGGATGCTTTAATTACAAATATCCAATTAAAGGCAACATTGAAAAAAGATGAACATCTTTTTGAATTTGGAGCAAAGTATCAATTGGAAGACATTAAAGACAGGATCATTGAATGGGAAGTGATTGACTCCGCCGGGTTCTCTATACGACCTCCTCACTTATTACCTAGAAATGACGAACCTTACAATCCTTACACAGGGCCAATTGTACCTTTTACAAGCCTTCGGGCGACAAATAATGTTCAAATCAATAGAATTTCTGGTTTTGGACAGTGGAGCAAAACGGCTTATGTCAATGACCATCAACTATGGTTTAATATGGGCGTTAGGGCTCAAAACTGGAAGGTAAAAGCAGATGGTGTTGAAGAAAAAGGACATACGGTTGTAAGCCCTAGGGCTCAATTTGCCATAAAACCCGATTGGGAAAAAGATATGCTTTTTAGAATTTCTGGCGGATACTATTATCAACCTCCATTTTATAGAGAGTTACGAGATTCTTTGGGTACGGTTCATCCTGAAGTAAAAGCACAACGTTCCATTCACTTTGTACTGGGCAACGATTATAGTTTTAAATTATGGAATAGACCTTTTAAATTGGTTACCGAAGCCTATTATAAAACCTTGTCGGATGTAAATCCGTTTACGGTAGATAATGTACAGATACGTTATCGTGCCAAGAACAACGCAACCGCGTATGCCGTTGGTTTCGATGCCCGTATCAACGGAGAATTCGTGGAGGGCACGGAATCGTATTTTAGTTTTGGGTATTTGAAAACCGAAGAAAATATTAACAATCAAGGTTATATCTCTAGACCCACCGACCAGCGATTAAAATTTGCTGTGCTGTTTCAAGATTATGTCCCTAATTATCCCAACCTAAAAATGTATTTGAATATGGTTTATAATACGGGTGTTCCCGGCGGTTCACCCTCGTATGCCAATCCTTACGTTTTTCAGAATAGATTAAAAGATTATTTTAGATCAGATATTGGTATTTCGTATGTATTTAAAGATGTCGAAAACACAACCAACATAAAATGGCTAGAAAATTTTAAAGAATTTTCACTCGGTATAGAGCTTTTTAACATGTTTGATGTTCAAAATTCCATAACCAATACTTGGGTGCGTGATATCGCTGCATCACGCTCCATAGGTATTCCAAATTTTTTATCGGGTAGGGTGCTGAATGTAAAATTGAAGATTGGGTTGTAA
- the rny gene encoding ribonuclease Y, with amino-acid sequence MDGMILPIIIGIVVGLIIGFIIAKTLEKNKASAILKDAKKQASSIIKTAKTDAEVLKKDKVLQAKEKFIELKAEHEKVILSRDRKVSEAEKRIREKESKVAQELDKTNKLNKRLEEKVSDYDYRVEFLEKKQKEAEKLHKKHVEHLEVISGLSAEEAKKELVTSLREEAKTDAMSYIQDTLEEAKLTAQNEAKKIILSTIQRVGVEETVENCVSVFNLESDDVKGRIIGREGRNIRALESATGVEIIVDDTPEAIILSCFDPIRREIARLSLHKLVTDGRIHPARVEEIVAKTSKEINQEIVEVGKRTVIDLGIHGLHPELIKVVGRMKYRSSYGQNLLQHSREVANLCALMAAELGLNPKVAKRAGLLHDIGKVPETESELPHALLGMEWAQKYGEKPDVCNAIGAHHDEIEMKSLFAPIVQVCDAISGARPGARRQVLDSYIQRLKDLENVAFGFSGVQKAYAIQAGRELRVIVESEKVDDIKASELSFNISQKIQNDMTYPGQVRVTVIRETRAVNIAK; translated from the coding sequence ATGGATGGAATGATATTACCAATTATAATTGGTATTGTAGTAGGTTTGATTATCGGCTTTATAATTGCCAAAACTCTTGAGAAAAACAAAGCTTCAGCTATTTTAAAAGATGCAAAAAAGCAAGCCTCGTCGATAATTAAAACAGCAAAAACAGATGCTGAGGTATTAAAAAAGGACAAAGTACTTCAGGCAAAAGAGAAGTTTATCGAATTAAAGGCTGAGCATGAAAAGGTGATTTTGAGTAGGGACAGAAAAGTTTCAGAAGCAGAAAAAAGGATTCGCGAAAAGGAATCTAAAGTAGCTCAAGAACTTGATAAAACTAATAAACTCAATAAAAGATTAGAAGAAAAAGTTTCGGATTACGATTACAGAGTCGAATTTTTGGAAAAGAAACAAAAAGAAGCTGAAAAACTGCATAAAAAGCACGTTGAGCATTTAGAGGTTATATCTGGCCTTTCCGCTGAGGAAGCCAAAAAAGAATTAGTCACTTCATTACGAGAGGAAGCCAAAACTGATGCTATGAGCTATATTCAAGACACCCTTGAAGAAGCTAAACTTACTGCACAAAACGAAGCGAAAAAGATTATTTTAAGTACTATACAGCGTGTGGGTGTTGAAGAAACAGTTGAAAATTGTGTGTCTGTTTTTAATTTGGAATCGGACGATGTTAAAGGTAGAATTATTGGTAGAGAAGGACGAAATATTAGGGCGTTGGAATCCGCCACGGGTGTGGAGATTATTGTTGATGATACACCAGAAGCGATAATTCTTTCTTGTTTTGATCCTATACGTAGAGAAATTGCTAGGTTATCCTTGCATAAATTGGTAACCGATGGTAGAATTCACCCAGCTCGTGTTGAAGAAATTGTCGCCAAAACATCAAAAGAAATCAATCAAGAAATTGTTGAGGTTGGTAAGCGGACGGTAATTGATTTAGGTATTCATGGTCTTCATCCAGAATTAATAAAAGTAGTTGGGAGAATGAAATACCGTTCTTCTTACGGTCAAAATTTATTACAACACTCGCGAGAAGTGGCAAACCTTTGTGCCTTAATGGCGGCCGAATTAGGTTTGAACCCTAAAGTGGCCAAAAGAGCTGGATTGTTACACGATATTGGTAAAGTACCTGAAACTGAAAGTGAGTTACCACATGCTCTGTTGGGTATGGAATGGGCTCAAAAATATGGAGAAAAACCTGATGTTTGCAATGCCATTGGTGCACACCACGATGAGATAGAAATGAAATCGTTGTTTGCTCCAATTGTTCAAGTTTGTGATGCTATTTCTGGTGCAAGACCGGGTGCAAGACGACAAGTATTAGACTCATACATTCAACGTTTAAAAGATTTAGAAAATGTTGCATTTGGATTTTCTGGTGTTCAAAAAGCTTATGCAATCCAAGCAGGTAGAGAGTTGCGTGTTATCGTAGAAAGTGAAAAAGTTGATGATATTAAAGCATCAGAGCTTTCATTTAACATTTCGCAAAAAATTCAAAATGACATGACTTATCCTGGTCAGGTTCGTGTAACCGTGATTAGAGAAACCCGAGCTGTGAATATTGCAAAGTAA
- a CDS encoding CYTH domain-containing protein, protein MTLEIERKFLVNSDAFKKEAFKNKKIIQGFLSSVPERTVRVRIIGEKGFLTVKGLGNTSGTTRYEWEKEISLRDATDLLKICEPGVIDKTRYYVKSGDHTFEVDEFYGENKGLIIAEIELLSEDESHEKPNWLGQEVTGITKYYNSSLIKKPYKNW, encoded by the coding sequence ATGACACTGGAAATTGAACGTAAATTTTTGGTAAATAGTGATGCTTTTAAAAAAGAAGCCTTTAAAAATAAAAAGATTATTCAAGGGTTTTTATCTTCTGTTCCAGAACGAACCGTTCGAGTTCGAATTATTGGTGAAAAGGGTTTTTTAACTGTTAAGGGATTGGGAAACACTTCTGGGACTACAAGGTACGAGTGGGAAAAAGAAATTTCTTTAAGAGATGCAACGGATTTGCTAAAAATCTGTGAGCCAGGTGTTATTGATAAAACCAGATATTATGTAAAATCTGGAGATCATACATTTGAGGTCGATGAATTTTATGGAGAAAACAAAGGATTAATTATAGCAGAAATAGAACTACTTTCAGAAGATGAAAGCCATGAAAAACCCAATTGGTTGGGTCAAGAAGTAACAGGAATTACAAAATATTATAATTCTTCATTAATAAAAAAACCTTATAAAAATTGGTAG
- a CDS encoding 1,4-dihydroxy-2-naphthoyl-CoA synthase translates to MMKPNWKTVKKFTDITYKKSNGVARIAFNRPDVRNAFRPKTTSELYDAFYDAQEDTSIGVVLLSAEGPSSKDGVYSFCSGGDQKARGHQGYVGEDGMHRLNILEVQRLIRFMPKAVIAVVPGWAVGGGHSLHVVCDLTLASKEHAIFKQTDADVTSFDGGYGSAYLAKMVGQKKAREIFFLGRNYSAQEAYEMGMVNAVIPHDELEDTAYQWAQEILEKSPTSIKMLKFAMNLTDDGMVGQQVFAGEATRLAYMTDEAKEGRNAFLEKRKPNFEKKWIP, encoded by the coding sequence ATGATGAAGCCAAACTGGAAAACAGTTAAAAAATTTACGGATATTACCTATAAAAAATCCAACGGAGTGGCCAGAATAGCCTTTAATAGGCCCGATGTTAGGAACGCTTTTCGTCCAAAAACAACAAGCGAATTGTATGATGCTTTTTACGATGCTCAAGAAGACACAAGTATTGGCGTGGTATTGCTTTCTGCAGAAGGACCTTCATCGAAAGATGGAGTATATTCATTTTGTAGTGGTGGGGATCAAAAAGCGAGAGGGCATCAAGGGTACGTAGGTGAAGATGGTATGCACCGCTTAAATATTTTAGAAGTACAACGACTAATTCGATTTATGCCAAAGGCTGTTATTGCTGTTGTTCCCGGCTGGGCTGTTGGAGGCGGGCATAGCCTGCATGTAGTTTGTGATTTGACATTGGCAAGTAAAGAACACGCAATTTTTAAACAAACCGATGCAGATGTTACAAGTTTTGATGGTGGTTACGGATCGGCATATTTGGCAAAGATGGTGGGGCAGAAAAAAGCACGTGAAATTTTCTTTTTAGGACGTAACTATTCTGCACAAGAAGCTTATGAAATGGGGATGGTAAATGCAGTAATTCCTCATGATGAACTAGAAGATACAGCTTATCAATGGGCTCAAGAAATTTTGGAAAAATCGCCAACATCCATAAAAATGTTAAAATTTGCTATGAACTTAACTGATGATGGTATGGTCGGTCAACAGGTTTTTGCAGGAGAAGCAACACGATTAGCGTATATGACCGATGAAGCCAAAGAGGGGCGTAATGCCTTTTTAGAAAAACGAAAACCTAATTTTGAAAAAAAATGGATACCGTAA
- a CDS encoding cell division protein ZapA codes for MEEKLKIKVTIGDRVYPLTINSEGEEEGVRKAVKKINDLIKRFEENYEVRDKQDVLAMCALQFASLQEVKSIYNDQDGEEIEKKLIEMSVALDAHL; via the coding sequence ATGGAAGAGAAGTTAAAGATTAAGGTAACTATTGGAGACAGAGTTTATCCATTAACGATAAATAGCGAGGGTGAAGAAGAAGGGGTTAGAAAAGCTGTAAAAAAAATAAACGATTTGATAAAGCGTTTTGAAGAGAATTATGAAGTTAGAGATAAACAAGATGTTTTAGCAATGTGTGCACTGCAATTTGCATCGTTACAAGAAGTAAAAAGTATTTATAATGACCAAGATGGAGAAGAAATAGAAAAAAAATTAATAGAGATGAGTGTTGCCTTAGATGCTCATTTATAA
- a CDS encoding alpha/beta hydrolase, which translates to MKLVYSILLVLAFSFNAFAQNVSLEAFKSSELSGELNSTRTLKIYVPDSYQQDSTRVYPLAIVLDAEYLFDIYVANSKLFAAKDKAPEQIVVGIFQNQKNERKLDCAVDLNSMLTETSSKFYKFIKNELIGYIEGNYRISPFRTIVGNTITANFINYFMVEPSPIFNAYVNINPRYSQDIADLFRGKVPTMDRHTYYYLNNGEFLGEQKSKSIETLYYVLKNFENENFKYKYDEFNSSTNISSIGQAIPGAMAHIFDMYSSISKEEFENNIADLSPAEAIEYVEKKYVEIQFLFGANLKIRQRDIFAIESIVLDKEDGAYLEEFGKMINRLYPESPIGDYYIGQYYETGNDYKRALKYYKNGFAKISSEDTNSDGYYQNVERVLAKQKSLNNGELPEEEFEEEIIESEEGEGTGR; encoded by the coding sequence ATGAAATTAGTTTACTCTATATTACTTGTGTTAGCATTTAGTTTTAATGCCTTTGCACAGAACGTTTCATTAGAAGCTTTTAAGTCATCTGAATTAAGTGGCGAGCTAAACAGCACCAGAACTTTAAAAATTTATGTACCCGATTCTTATCAGCAAGATTCAACTAGGGTTTATCCTTTAGCTATTGTATTAGATGCAGAATATCTTTTTGATATATATGTAGCAAATTCTAAATTATTTGCGGCAAAAGATAAGGCACCCGAACAAATTGTTGTTGGTATATTTCAAAATCAAAAAAATGAGCGAAAATTAGATTGTGCTGTAGATTTGAATAGTATGCTAACCGAAACCAGCTCAAAATTTTATAAGTTCATCAAAAATGAACTAATTGGTTATATTGAAGGTAATTATAGAATTTCTCCGTTTAGAACCATTGTAGGTAATACTATTACGGCAAATTTTATCAATTATTTTATGGTAGAACCATCACCAATATTTAATGCATATGTAAATATAAACCCAAGATATTCGCAAGATATAGCAGATTTATTTCGAGGTAAAGTGCCAACTATGGATAGGCACACCTACTATTATTTAAACAATGGTGAATTTTTAGGTGAACAAAAAAGCAAAAGTATTGAAACCTTATACTACGTGCTTAAAAATTTTGAGAATGAAAATTTTAAGTATAAATACGATGAATTCAATAGCTCTACAAATATATCGTCAATAGGTCAGGCAATTCCAGGTGCTATGGCTCATATTTTTGACATGTATTCTTCTATTTCTAAAGAAGAGTTTGAAAACAATATTGCAGATTTGTCTCCTGCAGAAGCTATAGAATATGTAGAAAAAAAGTATGTTGAAATTCAATTTCTTTTTGGAGCGAATTTAAAAATTAGACAAAGAGATATTTTTGCCATTGAATCTATTGTTCTAGATAAAGAAGATGGAGCTTATTTAGAAGAGTTTGGTAAAATGATTAACAGATTATATCCTGAATCTCCAATTGGTGATTACTATATTGGTCAGTACTACGAAACTGGCAATGATTATAAAAGAGCCTTAAAATACTACAAAAATGGTTTTGCTAAAATCTCATCTGAAGATACAAATTCAGATGGTTATTATCAAAATGTTGAGCGAGTATTAGCCAAACAAAAAAGCTTAAATAACGGTGAATTACCTGAGGAAGAGTTTGAAGAAGAAATTATTGAATCAGAAGAAGGTGAAGGGACTGGACGTTAA
- a CDS encoding M23 family metallopeptidase, with translation MRKIFLTTLLFFVIHQGFTQANYPKNYFRSPLEVPLILSGTFGELRSNHFHGGLDIKTQQREGLDVVGIADGYVSRIKIQHWGYGKALYVKHPNGYTSVYGHLKKFSPEIEAYVKKQQYAKKSYTIELFPKANALKVEKGKLIAYSGNSGSSGGPHVHFEIRDGNSKPINPMFFGIDIPDSQNPLIRAGVVYSFGDSTHVDGTNALKELIIKNKNGNLVANPIEAYGKIGIGVNAVDKLDGALNNNGIFNLRMTVNGKKVYEHEVNTFSFAETRYLNTLIDYERYHKKRQKIQKCFVEPSNKLSIYKALENNGYVTIEGGLSYNIEVIAKDFKGNSTKLIIPVKGKKADKIVKEEIKKTPHFFRANEFNKLNKENVSVAFPKNSFYKDIYFDFNYDGRIAKLHNGGIPLHRNFTLTFDISNHPAKDKSQVIITSINKKEKLSYASTRRKNNKIYTLSRSLGNYTLAIDSIAPKVKPVNFKNKQWLSNYRYLKLKITDNLSGIKSYRGEINGKWVLFEYEPKKNLLTYDFNDGKLEGKKHELKLTVVDNVNNTNVYIATFNTK, from the coding sequence ATGAGAAAAATATTTTTAACTACACTACTTTTTTTTGTTATACACCAAGGGTTTACACAGGCTAATTATCCTAAAAACTATTTTAGAAGCCCTTTAGAAGTACCTCTAATTTTGTCAGGTACTTTTGGCGAGTTACGTAGCAATCATTTTCATGGAGGGTTAGATATTAAAACACAACAACGCGAAGGATTGGATGTTGTAGGTATTGCAGACGGATATGTTTCTCGAATAAAAATACAACATTGGGGCTACGGTAAAGCCTTATATGTTAAGCACCCTAACGGATACACTTCTGTTTATGGGCATTTAAAGAAGTTTTCTCCTGAAATTGAGGCCTATGTTAAAAAGCAACAATATGCGAAAAAAAGCTATACTATAGAGTTGTTCCCTAAAGCTAACGCACTAAAAGTTGAAAAAGGAAAATTGATTGCTTACAGTGGTAATTCCGGTAGTTCGGGAGGCCCCCATGTGCATTTTGAGATTCGCGATGGCAATTCCAAGCCTATAAACCCTATGTTTTTTGGTATTGACATCCCAGATTCTCAAAACCCTTTAATTAGGGCAGGTGTGGTATATTCTTTTGGAGATTCTACGCATGTTGATGGTACCAATGCTTTAAAAGAACTAATTATCAAAAATAAAAATGGAAACTTAGTAGCAAACCCCATAGAAGCCTATGGTAAAATAGGTATTGGCGTAAACGCTGTTGACAAATTGGATGGAGCACTAAATAACAATGGTATTTTTAACCTAAGGATGACGGTTAATGGTAAAAAAGTATATGAACACGAAGTAAATACCTTTAGTTTTGCCGAAACAAGGTATCTTAACACCTTGATAGATTATGAAAGGTATCACAAAAAAAGGCAAAAAATCCAAAAATGTTTTGTAGAGCCTTCCAACAAACTAAGTATTTATAAAGCTCTGGAAAATAATGGCTATGTAACCATTGAAGGTGGGTTATCTTATAATATCGAAGTTATTGCTAAAGATTTTAAAGGGAACTCAACCAAACTTATTATTCCCGTTAAAGGTAAAAAAGCAGATAAAATTGTAAAAGAAGAAATCAAAAAAACACCGCATTTTTTCAGGGCTAATGAATTTAATAAGCTCAACAAAGAAAACGTTAGTGTGGCCTTTCCTAAAAACAGTTTTTACAAGGACATTTATTTTGATTTTAATTACGACGGTAGAATTGCCAAATTACATAATGGTGGCATCCCTTTGCATCGCAATTTTACCTTGACTTTTGATATTTCCAACCATCCTGCCAAGGATAAAAGCCAGGTTATTATAACCTCTATTAATAAAAAAGAGAAGCTTTCCTATGCTTCGACCAGACGTAAAAACAATAAAATTTATACGTTAAGCAGAAGTTTGGGCAATTATACTTTAGCAATTGACTCTATAGCTCCAAAAGTAAAACCTGTTAATTTTAAAAATAAACAATGGTTATCTAATTACAGGTATTTAAAACTAAAGATTACCGATAATTTATCTGGAATCAAATCGTATAGAGGAGAAATTAATGGTAAATGGGTATTATTTGAATACGAACCGAAAAAAAACTTGTTAACTTACGATTTTAACGACGGTAAATTAGAAGGTAAAAAACACGAATTAAAACTGACGGTAGTTGACAATGTAAACAATACTAATGTGTATATTGCAACGTTTAATACTAAATAG
- a CDS encoding aminotransferase class IV — MKGYINDTLIDCDTAQISAYDLGLNRGYAVFDFFRIINSEFRFLEDHLKRFINSIQLSKIPNPYTKDELRQKVLELQNINNVQHGFIRITLTAGTSLNFGSLSSSTLIILSGVLEANNPNNYIEGIKLISKKYQRAFPNIKSTDYFFPQMLHQELKEAGATDVLYHTDYVTETSRSNVFCVKKGKIATPTANVLEGITRKKLLELQPSISLTTITLDELYHADEVFITSSSKELMPVVQIDEKSIGNGKIGPVYKALHTQFKTFCLNEINI, encoded by the coding sequence GTGAAAGGCTATATAAACGATACCCTGATTGATTGTGATACTGCACAAATAAGTGCTTACGATCTTGGCTTAAATAGAGGTTATGCTGTTTTCGATTTTTTTAGGATCATCAATAGTGAATTTCGTTTTTTAGAAGATCATTTAAAGCGGTTTATAAATTCCATTCAACTTTCTAAAATACCAAACCCATATACAAAAGATGAATTGCGTCAAAAAGTTTTAGAACTGCAAAACATCAATAATGTCCAACACGGTTTTATAAGAATAACCTTAACGGCAGGGACTTCATTGAATTTTGGTTCCTTATCATCTTCTACATTGATTATTTTATCAGGTGTTTTAGAGGCAAACAATCCTAATAATTATATCGAAGGAATTAAACTTATCAGTAAAAAATACCAAAGGGCCTTTCCCAACATAAAAAGTACGGACTATTTCTTTCCCCAAATGCTGCATCAGGAGTTAAAGGAAGCTGGTGCCACCGATGTGCTGTATCATACCGATTATGTTACCGAAACATCACGTTCCAATGTTTTTTGCGTGAAAAAGGGAAAAATAGCAACTCCAACAGCCAACGTTCTAGAAGGTATTACCCGTAAAAAACTGTTAGAGCTTCAGCCTTCAATTAGTTTGACAACTATAACGTTAGATGAATTGTACCATGCGGACGAAGTATTTATAACAAGTTCTAGCAAAGAATTGATGCCCGTTGTGCAAATTGACGAAAAATCAATAGGCAACGGAAAAATTGGCCCCGTCTACAAAGCGTTGCATACACAATTTAAAACATTTTGTTTGAACGAAATTAATATTTAA
- a CDS encoding fumarylacetoacetate hydrolase family protein yields the protein MKIICIGRNYAKHIEELANEKPENPVVFLKPDSAILPKKMPFFRPPFSDDIHYEVEVLVKINKVGKHIETKFAHKYYDEIGLGIDFTARDVQTQCKEKGLPWEKAKAFDGSAVVGQFYSKEQFNLENLQFQLVKNEIVVQNGNTNAMLWKIDELISYVSQFFTLKKGDIIFTGTPAGVGKVKENDVLVGKLQDNEAFSIKIK from the coding sequence ATGAAAATAATTTGCATTGGTAGAAATTATGCCAAACACATAGAAGAATTAGCTAATGAAAAACCGGAAAATCCCGTAGTTTTTTTAAAGCCCGATTCGGCTATTCTACCTAAAAAAATGCCTTTTTTCAGACCCCCTTTTTCTGACGATATTCATTATGAGGTTGAGGTATTGGTCAAAATAAATAAAGTGGGCAAACATATTGAAACCAAATTTGCTCATAAATATTACGACGAAATAGGCTTGGGTATAGATTTTACGGCCCGTGATGTTCAAACCCAATGTAAAGAGAAAGGACTACCTTGGGAAAAAGCTAAAGCTTTTGATGGTAGTGCTGTGGTAGGACAATTTTACTCTAAAGAACAATTTAACCTTGAAAATTTACAGTTTCAGTTGGTGAAAAATGAAATTGTTGTTCAAAATGGGAATACGAATGCCATGCTTTGGAAAATTGATGAATTAATTAGTTATGTTTCTCAGTTTTTTACCTTGAAAAAAGGAGATATTATTTTTACTGGAACTCCTGCGGGAGTTGGCAAGGTGAAAGAGAATGATGTTTTGGTTGGTAAGTTACAAGATAATGAAGCGTTTAGCATCAAAATTAAGTAA
- a CDS encoding RNA polymerase sigma factor: protein MVAETELISELKNPLTQEKAFRGLMSLYKERLYWHIRKIVISHDDADDVLQNTFIKVYRNIDKFNAESKIYSWMYRIATNESITFINKRAKTQNVDVNEMQGQMVQNLESDVYFDGDEIQLKLQKAIATLPQKQQLVFNMKYFDAMKYQDISDILETSVGALKASYHHAVKKIEKYITE, encoded by the coding sequence TTGGTAGCCGAAACTGAACTTATATCAGAATTAAAAAACCCGCTAACGCAAGAAAAAGCGTTTAGGGGGCTTATGTCGTTATATAAAGAACGTTTGTACTGGCATATTCGTAAAATAGTAATTTCTCATGATGATGCCGATGATGTGCTGCAGAATACTTTTATTAAAGTGTATAGAAATATTGATAAATTTAATGCTGAAAGCAAAATTTATTCTTGGATGTACCGAATTGCCACAAATGAGTCCATTACCTTTATCAATAAACGGGCTAAAACTCAAAATGTAGATGTAAATGAAATGCAGGGCCAAATGGTTCAAAATTTAGAATCAGATGTGTATTTTGATGGTGATGAAATTCAACTAAAATTACAAAAAGCAATTGCTACATTACCTCAAAAACAGCAGTTGGTATTTAATATGAAATATTTTGATGCTATGAAGTATCAGGATATTTCAGATATATTAGAAACATCGGTGGGTGCATTAAAAGCGTCGTACCATCATGCCGTAAAAAAAATTGAGAAATATATAACTGAATAA